DNA from Acipenser ruthenus chromosome 23, fAciRut3.2 maternal haplotype, whole genome shotgun sequence:
ACCCATGTCATAAGACAGTGATGAGAGCCAAGTGAATACAAGACGAGGTAGTCTTCCAATATTATATGTAATAGTCAACTTCACTGCAGTGCAAACAGGCCTGCAGTCCACTCGTTTGTAGTTTACaaccacacacaccacagcgAACACAAAACACGCTTGTCCTCCCACGGGTTGTCACGTGGAGATACAGAAGCTGTTTGGATTTATTTCAGTTAACCTTGATGGTAGAACCTTTGGTTCTTTAGATGGAGCTTAATAGAGAGAAGCACTGGCAtgacatgcgtgtgtgtgttgtatcATGGGTTCCGGTATAACTAGAAATTTGGAGGGGGGTGAGTAAGGTAAAGCTCCTCCTGGCTGGCTGAAATACTGACGTGGAGTTAAAGGTTTTAGTGGAGCTACCCAAGGTTCGAAAAATCGAATTCTCTTACCTTGTTATTAGCAGGAGCTGCGTTTACACCATGATCGGTAATGTTGCATGCTAATAAACCGTTTAGCTACATTCAGGTCATGTGACTTGCCATACAGGAAGTGAATACAGAACTTTTTGGAAAAATGTGTACGTTGTGAAATAATGATCttccacacacatacaaaaaggTGAACAGCTAACGCTAATAGACAACGACGTAGTTACTGTTGGCACTGATTGTTCAAGCCAGTTCTGCCATGTAAAAAGTGGCAAGACTTGAATAAGTGCCAAGTAATTAACTAGACTGTGTTTGCAagtgttttaatttctttttttacacaccTGTCTGTAAGGTAAGCTGTTTTGAAACCCAGCTGTGCACTGCTAGGAAGTGTTGTTATTTTAACCATTAATAAAAAGTGCTTCAACTTGATTATTTGAAGAGCAAactgcttctttttttatttcatgccTTTGCAAATGATGTGTAAAACTATAGTTGCAAAACTTGGGTTTTAGAAATGCTTGTCACATGAAATAAATGTGGCAATGCCAAACTCCAGAGCACTTCCTTTGAAAAACTGGTGCAGGCAGAAGCAGACCTCGTATTACAGGAATTAAAAGGAGCCATATTTTGAAACACACTAAATTTAGTAAAACAATTCATCATTTTCTTCTGAAAGTCAGATCTATTTTTGAGCAACGGACAAGCAAGTGGGACAGTCCCAGCCAGCACTACCATGTTTTCAGAAGACTGTTTTCAAATTTAGTAATAGATCCGTCTTCTAATCTACTGTGAGTCTTTAATGATGCACTGGTCCAGATTAGGCTTTTGTTAAAGGGGGGTGTTTCCCAACTGACTTTTTTCCAGTAAGGTGCAGTTGCTTCCCCTCTACTGTAATTAGATGTACTCTCCCACGTGGTTTAGTTTTCAAGTATCACGTAGGGGTGTAACTGAGGAAACGCAGTCTTCTTTGATCTCTTTTATACTAAATATTCAAAGACTCTTCTCTGTAAAGCAGCCATGCACATCTGCACTAACGGGTGCACGTGTTCTCCCAATAGTGTTGCTAACCACCACAGACGACTTCAACAATGGTTAGGAAATGACAAGAGTTGGCTTAAGTTATTCGTATGATGtcaaagaagaaagtttgtctgttcctttatgcattcggaccccgcaggaaccagtgcaaccaaactctgCACGACTTCCTCTTTCATCGAGGGGAGGggcgagggctatgtttggatccagaATTTTGACCGCTGGGGTACTTTAATttgtaaccccattgctggatcactacagtagccgtgTATCTCAAAataaacccacaaaaccaaaaaaataaataaaaagaacacaaattaaaaaacatgtaaaatggcaaaaaccaaaaagaaataaagttaaaaagAGGAAAGGGGTCcaagcgcattgtgcgacacccaagatcagTAACTTACAGAAAACAATgaggctaccgttccccaatttgtcatgcatgaaatattgaaatattaaatTCTCGGGCAACGCTGGGTATTTCAGCTAGTTCTTCCTAAATACGGCAAATGGCATAAATGACAACAAAATGGGGTATTCAATGTCTAAATTCATAGCTGTATTGATGTTGCTTTTAGGACACCAGTTCAGATGCTTTTAGGAATGTTTCAGGCACATGGGTGAAGGCTTTATTAGATAATAGCAGGTCCCCCAGCATGCTTTATGATCAGGTCTGGTACTCATTTTTTGTGGCACACTGTAAAACAATTGTTAATTTTGTAACATAAGAATGaattgtgttaaataaaaacagtggAATTGCAACTCTAAACAAGTGGAAAAAACCACACATGTTCAGAATGAAGTACATGAACATGAATCAGCTAATTACAGCATGGGTGGAAAGAACCTTTCCACACTATCAAAATCCATGCATTTGTCTTTCTTTTACAAACATACATCCTCTGCCTTAGGTGTGCACATACATGACAATGTGGATCAGTGTGAAAAAGACCATTGAACAGATAGCCAGGGATACGAAGGGCTGTGTATTCTTATCCTTTCAATTCCAATGGCATGTAACCTATTCCATTTAAACactgtgtactgtatttttatgCTTGTttggtgtgggtttttttttttttttttggtacttgGATGTCTGTACATCagtcaccccctccccctccccctgtaaAATATCCGAACATGATACAGTGACGAGCTTCAGCTTTTCTACGTCAtgttgttaatttaaaaacagtaaacaggtGCAGCATTGCTGTTGTAGAAAAGGACACAGGCACTGGCATGCGTTCTAAGAAACTTCAAGACACGCACCCCAGGGCAGTCTGGGACCTGGTGGTTTAATATATAAATTCCCTTCGCTcacacttttattatttcattttaagaaggttaaaaaaacagtttgtgtgaactcaaTGGTGTTTGAGAACCGGCCGTGTCAaaactttgaaaataaaacacagtatatgCACTATAATCAGATATCCAtcgcttaaaataaaaaaacaatatcaagaTGATATTACTGCCTGCAGCCAATGAAAATAGGTTGGCCATGAACACTTCTGAAAAAAAAGTTGCACAACAAACTACTAAAATAGTTACTAAACACACTAactatttgttttaatgaataagcCCATACAGTACATGCAGCCAGGGAAGTCCTTGGCTAGGAAACCCTGCAGCAAGTATGGTCAAGCAGTGCACAGGTTACACTTCCTCAAGACTGTGGGCGAGGCAACGGTAGCCTTGTGATTATGGgaattgtgaaaaacaaatgttttaattgctgcaaccaattaaatatatattacctGAAtatcaacaataaaataaaatgcacatcactatttttaatactgtatttttaaacaacgAACTTAGTTGTTGAGGTGTTCTTTATCAATTATTACCCCATCACGTCGGCAAATTGCAAACTTGTATTCTCATGCCGATTTAGAactaaagctaaaataaaaaaaatgaaaccgcaAGTAACTAAAAAGGGTGCTGGCAGCAACGGAAATCTTAAATTACTGGTATTATGGTGGGTGGACAGGATATGACCCATACTGTCATGAAAAAACGCATGCAAGTCAGTCACGTTGTGGGTTTGCTGGATTCCCACTATaccaacaaaacacacaattacaATCCAGTATTTGTTCCAAGATTGTATGAAACACTTACACTTGCATACCCATTAATTTCTTGTAAAAAGCACTCCTTAATTCTGTTCAACAGATGAAAGGTAACAAACAGTGCCTGACCTTGGaacacttaaataaaaataaaaaacatttattggATGACGGCTATATACTGATCGAGATATGGTTTTACTCCACATACCACCTAACGAAAACACACACCCATAAAAGCAAGATTAGCAGATACAACGTGGGTCAACATAAGGTAGGTTGGTCCAAAGATGCACCTGGCAATTCTGCCTCTAGGAGATATGAGCCTCTTTCACGATTCTAGAAACCTCATCCTGCGATTATTTTCTACCACGCATTGTGAAAAAAGACTGCAATATACATACGTTAAGTGCTTTTTGAAAGTTATATAACATATTGTAATTTAAACTTTCAGTTCGTCTATATATTATATTCACTAGTCATAAACAATAAGCTTATCTCGCATGCTACCGCCTTATCCAAACAAATGTTGATGCCAAAATAAAAGTAAACGTGCAATGTATCGATTAAAACAATTACCAGTTTCTATTCAAAATCAGCTAGAAAATACtactcattatttgtgtgtgtgtgtatatatatatatacacacacaatatatatatatacacacacacacactattttatttatatatatatatatatatatatatatatatatatatatatatatatatatacacatatatatatatatacatatacatacaaacacacacaaactaaaaTCATGACAACTTGTTACAGTATTTCAAAAGACAAAAACTGCGACAGTGTCAAATCGCATCATTTTATTAACCACATACCTGCACGTCTGATCGTCTTTGGTGCACTTCGAAGGCGGCGAAAAACCActtcttttatttaaaagtttttgGAACAGCGTCGGAGGCAttttgtaccaaaaaaaaaatctttggtaCAAAAATTGTCTCTCATCAATGCAGCCGCACACCTAGTTCCTCGGATCTAACTCCATTTGTGTCAGAGTCATATGACAGGCATTAGTCACGCAAACTGCCAGGAAACACCAATAGATTTTTCGGATTGGATAACAGAAGAGCTTTCTGTTGCATTTCCAATTGTTTGATTGGTTGTTATTTTGGGCAAAACAACACGTGGTGTGCATAATTACTGTGTTGACGTTTAGGAGAATAGCTCAGATATACTGCATTAAGAATGCGAACAATGATCATTGATCCTCTTTAAAAACtaattatatattttacagaAACTTATTTTTCCTATAAAAGGAGACGCATACCGAGTGTTCGGCGACAAAATCCCGACGATGTAACTTTCTGAAGTGAAATCTGGCAACGTGGGCGGATCAATGTCCTCATAGCAGTATTTTCACCCCAACTGAACCCACAttcatacaaaatatacatgGCATACTTATGCTTCAAAAGCAAACCCATATCCGATTAATTGTTTTGCAGTAACAAATGCATCGATATTGATCTCGTTGCTAATATTGTCTTATCCAAGGAAGACAACTTTACGTAGTTTTTGCTAGACAGTCCTTTCTGACCACTATGCACTTGGTAGTAACGGGGTGAATGCCATATGTTCAGGAAggcaaaactaaaatggaaacctttatggctgcttttttttttttttttttaacccacttataacattttacaatttaatATTTTCAACTTGGGCTTTTGAGTTAACAACCTTCCTatatatgttaaatattattCCACTGTGTGGGACAGGGCAGTGTTTAAAAATGCTCTGGGAAACATGAATCTTGGCATATAGAtgcatatatttattatgttGAAATTCCTGTAGATTGTATTTACATGTATTGTACAACCTgacaaaatatacataaaaaaatcctgttacaaataaatatattttgtacattCTTCTTATTTAGTTTTTCTCCATTTACACAAAGAAGCTGAACAGATGCCCATCACCTATCTATAGCACATACTGACCGCAGGTTCTCAGATGAATGGAGTTCCCTTAACCAAGACTGAACACAATCGTGACAAATATAGAACAACCATTTCTTTAACTGAACTACTAAACACTGACTAGTGTTTGGCCAAGGGGAAACATCTGTTGCTGCAAGACCCAAGTCAAAAGAGGCAGTGATGAATTCAGACAAATTCTGTTCGAGATGACACTTTATAACTTTTTTGAAGTCATATTTTTTCACTTTAAACAATTTTGGTGAAGGCAACAAAACAACAAGTTCAACACTGCATGATGCATTTTCCCCCCAACCGGGTAGCAGTGCAAATACAACAGCCTGTCTTCTCTGGAAAACTATTTATTTCACCCAAAGTAACTAATGGATAACCATTACTGTGCCAAAAAAATAGGCATGCATACCCACagtcttcaaaaacaaaaagacatcTTGGTCCCTGATAATGAAGTTAAGCTACATGTTTAACTTCTACAAGAGCATACAGACACTGCATGTCGAACTTCAAAACATCTATATAAAGGCAATGACGGTGTTGATAGGACCATAATCCAAGCACACAGTACTATCATTTAACACCAAAGACATGTACACAAATGATAGCACAACTTGGGGATTTATAGCTGTCCACCTGGAGCCAAATCACAAATTAAACTGTCGGGGGTCCACTGCGAGTGTGCAGGCTTCACTTTGTGCCGCCAGAAGGTCTGAATAGTGTGTTGTAAGAAAGCAGACTTGAACAGCTTCCTCAAAAAAAGGCACCTTAGGGATAGAAATGTAGATTTTCAGTTATGTTAGCActacagcattctttttttttaatgttcattaTGTTTCCAATGAATACATATCTGCCCCCTGGTAAACTCAAACTTCTAAAGTTTATGCTGTAGTAACTATTTCAAATCAGCACTGAAATATTTACTGTTAATCAATGTATCTAGTGTGCAAGTCAAATGAGTCTTTTGCATTATAATGAAGAGAATCGGGAATGGTGATTCAGCAATAGGATTCCAATCCCAATTCTAatcacaaaactataaaacactaATAAAGATCATCATAATACGAGGAAAAAAACTCCCAtggaagtttttaaaaaaaaaaaaaaaatattaaacagtgaATTTTCATAGATTATAATAATGAACATACAAAGAAAAGTTGGCTCAGTTCATGCAGCACTTCTCTAACAGAATAAATGCTACTCAAACACATTGATCTGCCTTTTTCTGTACAGCTTTAACAATTTCAGATTGACATTATTAGTTGAGAATACTgccccctgctgtttttttttaaaatccagaatAAAAATTCACACTAGTGATGGATTAACCGTTAACAATTTTACAGTTTGTAAAATATAACATCAACCACAAGAACAATTAAAGTGTGATAAATGAAGATGATAATTCCATACCTTCATATAGAATTGAGGCATAGTGGCCACCCATTTCCCATCCTCCTGCTTCTCATAGGGTATACCCTAGTATTGGGAATTAAATGAGATACACATTTATCCATCAGTCAGGGCAGTTAATTTAGAATACTAACAATAAAAGTACTTTAAATGATgcaatttaaatgataaaaaagggTTACTTTACATTATAATTTACATCCGTCTTATTAGGATGGCAAAACTGTGTTATCAGGGGGTGTCGGCCAACAGGAGGAATTCTTGCAGTTGTTCTCTTTGGGTGAATGCTGGTTTCACTGCCCACAGAAGTAGCTTTCTTCCCATCAGTTTGGGGTGCACCAGGCTCTTTCTTCATCCTCTTGGATCTGCCAGCAGTTGTATCTTTACTAGTTGTTTTCTTGGGGCAAATCGTTGCTTTGCTACCCAGAGAAGGGGTATTATTTCCAACAGTTTGGGGGATCCTAGATACTCCCTCGGACTTTGGAGTTGTGCCTTTTGATTTTGAGGGCCTCTTACGTGTCTTCCTTCTATCACTGTGAAGGATTCTTTGGCCGTCTTCCGCCGATGTCTTTGGAGCACTAGAAGGAGCAATTTTTCTGGGAGATTTCACAGCGCTTTCCATGTTTTCTTTGACAGCCGCCGATTCACAGGTTTGTAGAATAGGAGTCTCAAGGGGGACTGCAAAACTAACCACTTTCCGGCACTTCACAACTGAAGTTGTTTTTACCTGGGTTAAATAGAAATACAGTATGCTTTACAAATATGTGAATTGCACAAATAATCATCTGTGCACTGGTATTATGCCATTAACAAACTGCTCCCTTAAATAATTACCCACATAAGGATCCACCAAGTTGGTactactacagtcagcactcatatCCGACCCCATAAAACGTTGACTTTAGTGACAGTTAAACGTGTGTGACTCATAGCGGATTACTTACTTGAACTgtgtaaaatgaaatgcaatttagcaaaagaccAGTAtgcaaagtcagtattcaaaatttcagaacatagtgctcgataagggcctaatgtcacagttcacttgcaaatgaaaatgcacaaaagcaactaaagaacacagattttttttaaaaatgcatcacCGTATCTAAAACTCTTAATGATTACAGGTTTtaattaccgtagcttgtctcgttcgcattttcgtcaggtgaaactgacggaagcgctgtgtaactgcataCAGGCTGATTTGGCACTGATTACATACAAATAATGTTAATGGATTTATTTCTTAATACAAGGCCAGTAAAACGCGACTGGCGTATCTGAGCGTCGTATATCTGAGTGCCAACTGTATACAGCGTTGTCTGAGCTAGTCAACACTCGTTTATCCGACCCCTCCAGTCACAGCTTAACCCTGACAGATAAATAATTGAAGGTTTTATAAAACTTCCACTACATTACAATGCtggaccagaaaaaaaaaaaacact
Protein-coding regions in this window:
- the LOC131699659 gene encoding uncharacterized protein LOC131699659 isoform X3, which codes for MSRLSQHKESTYNSCVSGSTYSENTSEMILPSGVSTFLLACMDSDTAAVSSPSSSSACSLSSPEVFREADGLDETETFSVKGDALCWLHCKNSTLLDTSNAVGINTRRSPNLSGIQAFSPNKDKKVSEDSVVQNKIQTDGVSAHSSTSASGKYILKILSSGERTPKSRICPEPSTPFKKPIPRQVKTTSVVKCRKVVSFAVPLETPILQTCESAAVKENMESAVKSPRKIAPSSAPKTSAEDGQRILHSDRRKTRKRPSKSKGTTPKSEGVSRIPQTVGNNTPSLGSKATICPKKTTSKDTTAGRSKRMKKEPGAPQTDGKKATSVGSETSIHPKRTTARIPPVGRHPLITQFCHPNKTDVNYNGIPYEKQEDGKWVATMPQFYMKVPFFEEAVQVCFLTTHYSDLLAAQSEACTLAVDPRQFNL